The following is a genomic window from Amycolatopsis sp. BJA-103.
GTGGTGCCGGACCAGAACGTCTGGGAGACACGGGGAACACCCTCGACGTCTTCGGTGCCGATCACCGAACGCACGGCGAGCGCGCGATGTGTCGTCGTGGAGAAGACGACGGTGAGTGCTTCACCTTCCACGCTGGCATGGGGGAGATTAACGAAGAAAACGTCTTCCCGGACGGCGACCGCGTCGTACGGATCCTTGATGCCGTTGCAGGTGACGGTTTCCGCGTCCTCGAACCGCAGCGCGAGCGCCGTCCCGTCGTCGAGGGTGACGGTGAGCTCGCGTCCCGACAGGTCCGCGTTCGGCAGGCGATAGGTGGCTATTCCGGCGGCGAACTCGTCATAGGTGCGCCACTGTTCCTCGGGTGCTTCGGGCATGCGGTCATCGTCGAGGCGACCGCCCCGGCGGGGCCAGCTGTCACGCGCTGGGCGGCAACAACCGATCGCTCACGGTCAAGCCGCGGCGCAGTTCGCTCGGCGAGCAGCCGAATTCCGTCTTGAACACCCGGCTGAAATGCGGCGCGTCGACGAAACCCCACTTCGCCGCGATGGCGGCGACGGGCCGTGAAGCGTGCACGGGGTCCAGTAATTCGCGGCGGCAGTGTTCGAGGCGACGGGTGCGGATCCAGCCCGAGACGGTCGTCCCCTGTTCGTGGAAGAGGCCGTGCAGATGCCGGGTGGAGATGTAGTGCTCGGCGGCGATCTGCGCCGGGCCGAGGTCGGTGGAGGAGAGGTTCGTGTCGATGAAGGCGAGGACGCGGCGCATCAGTTCGTGGTGCGGTCCGGCCGTCGCGCGGGCGAGGTCGAGCTCGCTCGCGAACAGTGTGGCGAGCAGATCGACCGCCGTATGCGCGAGCCGGACGCCCGCCGGGCCGCCGAGCTGGTCGAGGTTGCTGCCGAGTTGCGCGAGGAAGGGCACCACGACGTTGCCCATACCCCGCTTGCCCGACATCGGGACCGCGGTCAGCTGGCCGACCAGGTCGCGGGGGAGATCGATGAGGCGCTGCGGGAACATCACCACGAGCGTGCGGAAATCCTCTTCGAACGCCAGGGAATACGGTCGGTGTGTGTCGTACAACGCCACGTCACCGGGGCGCAGCATCGCCTCGCGGTTGTCCTGCACCAGCAGCCCGGTCCCGGACAGGATCAGGCTCAGCTTGTAGTAGTGCCTGTCCGCCCTGGCGATGAGCTCGGGCGTCCGCTCGACCACGTGCGCGGACGCGGTCACCTCGGTCAGCTGGACGTCGTCGGCGCCGCACGAGCGGATGCGGCCGCGGAAGTGGTCACGGTGCTCGCTCGTCACGTGCAGCGGCACGAAGGAGTGCGACACCACCGTGCGGAAATCAGTGAAATCTCGCGCGACCATGGTCGTGGTCGGGTCGGCGGTGGCGGTGGTCACGAGGTCACCTCGCAGCATCGGGGGGTGAATTTCATATACGATAAGCGATACGATGCTGCCGGGCAATGATCGCCGCGAGGTCAGTCGGCGAGGCGGAACAGGAGAGTCCTCGGGTCGACGTCGACGGGTACCACCGTGCCCGTTTCGTAGCGGCCGACCTCCTCGGTGAGCACCCGTGCGCTGAACGGAGTCACCCCGGGACCGGTGACGACGAGATCGACGTCGTCCGCCGGAGTGCTCACCTCGCCGACCCAGATCCGCTTGCTGGAAACGACTTCGGCGGTCGCGCGGACGCCAGTCCGGTCGAGCGTGCGGTGGGTCTCGCGGGCCTTGGCGTTCTGCCAGAGCTGAGAGCCGACGGTCGCCAGGCCGCCGATCGTGAACACGATGCCCATGGCGAGGACGACCAGGCCGTCGTCATCGCCGGGCGCGAAGCGAGTGCTGATCCACAGCAGGGCCGGGCCGATCAGGGCCAGCACGGTCATGAAGAAGCCCATCAGGCACCCGAACCCGGTGAAGACGGGCAACTCCGGCGCTTCCTTGCCTTCGCGGTCCGTCGTCACCGGCGAGACGTTACTGACCGGTTTTCCCGGCCGGTCCGGTAAAAATCCCCGCTTGGCGGGTCAGACGGTGAGGACGAGCTTGCCCCGGAGGTGCCCGCCGTCGAGCAGCCGGTGCGCGTCGGCGACGCGCTCGAACGGGAACGTCTCCTGCACATGGACCCGGAGCTTGCCCTGCTCGGCGAGCTCGACGAGACCTCGCAGGGCGACCGGATCGGGGTCGACCGCGACGCCGCTGAAGTGCACACCGGCCGCCTCGTACCTGGCGGCGAGTTCCGCATCCTCCTCGGCGACCGCCGTCACCAGGTGACCACCTGGGCGGAGCACGCCGAGCGACCGCTCGACGGTGTCGCCGCCGAGCGTGTCGAAAACGACGTCGATGTCGCGGACCGCCTCGGCGAAGTCGACCGCCGTGTAGTCGATCACCTCGTCGGCGCCGAACTCCTCGACGAACTCCCGCTTGCTTCCACTGGCGGTCGTGATCACGTGCGCGCCGAGCGCTTTCGCGATCTGGATCGCGACGTGGCCGACCCCGCCACCACCGCCGTGGATCAGGACGCGGTCGCCCTCGCTCACGTCGGCGAGGTCGACGAGGCCCTGCCACGCCGTCAGCCCGACGACCGGCAGCGCCGACGCCTCGACGTACGAGAGCGACGCCGGCTTGCGTACCAGGTGCAAGGCCGGCGCCGACACGAATTCGGCGTACGCGTTGGCCGCCCTCGGGAACAGCGGCATTCCGAACACTTCGTCGCCGGGCCTGAACCGCCAGGTCCGCGGCGCCTCGTCGACCACGCCGCTGATGTCCCAGCCGAGGACGAACGGCGGCTCGCCGAGCAGGGGGAATTCGCCTGCGCGCAAGCGCGCCTCCAGCGGGTTCAGCCCGATCGCCTTGACCCGGACGAGCACCTCGGTCGGAAGTGGCCGGGGCTGGGGCGCGTCCACGAAGGTGAGCACTTCGGGACCGCCGAGTTTCTGCTGGGTGATGACTCGCATGACGCCAAGCTAGGTTTCCGATAGGAACCCACAGGTACCTTTGACGCCGTGAGCGATTTCGGTTCCGGTGATCTCTTCCTCGCCGACTGTCCGGCACGTCTGGCGGTCGAAGTGATCGCCGACAAGTGGACGGTGGTCGTGCTCGCCGGACTCAGCAAGGGCCCGGTGCGCCACGGCGAGCTGGTCGACCTGATCGGCGGCATCTCCCGCAAGGTGCTCACCCAGACGCTTCGACGGCTCGAAGCGCACGGACTCGTCCGCCGTCACGCGTATGCCGAGGCGCCGCCCCGCGTCGAGTACGAACTCACCCCTCTCGGCGCGACACTGATCGACCCGATCCACATCCTGACCGAGTGGGCGAGGGCGAACGGCGACGCCGTGCTCGAAGCGCTCGACGCCGATCCCGGGGGCCTTCGTTAGTGAGGGAAAAGGCGACCATGTCCTGTTTCGCGGTCGGGTCGGATCTGGACTGGCCGACGAGGGCCGACCGCACTCCGGCTGTCCACATCGGACACTTCCGGCCGGGAAAATGTCTGATTTAGACCCATGTGTACGCTTTGTGACTGGGGTCGTGAGTGGTGTTTCGGGTTAGAACCCGAAACACCACTCACGACCAACCCGGCCCACACGGTCCGAACCTTCAGTCCCAGCCAGGAACGGCGTCACCCGACACCGAAAACGCACGAGCACGCCACGTTCACCCTTCTGCTCAATAACCGCGGTTGTGCCGGGCCAGTGCGTCGAAAGACCGCTTGCGCTCGAACCGGTACGGCGACTGTTCGTCGTGATGCTGCTCCCGCAGCGTCTTCACGAGGCTGAACGACGCCATGTCGTAGTCGTGCTCCGGTTGTGACGGATGATGCGGCAGGTTCGGCGCGATGAACGTGTACACGTGTGCGCCCCGCAGGCCCGCCGAGTCGAAAACACGTAACAGGCGGGCGAGGTGGTCGGCCTGTTCGCGTTCGTTCCGCTGAGCGCGCGTGCCGAGAGCTACGCCGCCGCACTGCGCGCCCTGATCGAGGGCTTCGTGTTCTACTTCGCGGAGCGGCCGTCCGAGATCATCGCGATCGGCCAGATCGCCACGGCGTCGAGGGACGCCGAAGCCGCGCGGAGCTGGTTCGAGCAGCAGAGCGCGAAGACGCTGGCCGAACTGGAGGACATGTTCCGCGAGGGCCAGCGGCTCGGGGAGTTGCGGGAGTTCTCGCCGCGGGTGATGGCCGTGTCGCTGATCGCCGCGATGGAAGCGGCCCCTGCCGAACTGCTGACGAGACCGGACACCGACGTCGCGGCTTACGCGCGGGAACTGGCCGACCTGTTCGAACGCGCCGTGAGCCGCCCGGGTAGCGAGGCGAGCAGTTCGTAGGACCGGCGGCGGTCGGCGTGGTGGAAGAGCGGCGTGGTCACCATGATTTCCGCGGTGCCGGTCTCGTCGAGAATCCGTTGCAGTTTCGGGACGAGTGTTTCGGGGCTCCCGGTGAGCACGGCGCCAGACCGTTTCGCGATTTCCGCGCGATCATCGGCGGTGTAAGGGAATGCTGCGGCCTCCTCGGGGCTGGGCAACCGGACGCGGTTGCCGCGGAGTCGGCTGAGCACCTTCAGGCGCGTGGACCCGGCGAGCCATTCGGCGCGTTCGTCGTCCTCGGCGGCGATGACGGAGACGCTGACCAGATCCGCCCTGGCCGGTGCGTCCGGTGCCAGGTGGTGCGCGAAGGCGTACTTGATGCCACGTTCGGCGGCGAGCGCGGCGCTTTCGGGGGAGCGGCCGAGCAGCCACAGTTCCGGGATGTTGCCGCCGAGGACGGGGATCGCCTTCACTTCGGCGTCCTCGGGTAGATTCAGGAATCCCCGGAGTTCGTCGAGTTGCACGCCGAAGTCCTTTGTCCTTTGTGGACGTAAGGCCGCGGAAGCCGCCTTCGATCCGCCCGGCGCGCGTCCGATGCCGAGGTCGATCCTGCCGGGATGCAAGGCGGCGAGGGTGCCGAACTGCTCGGCCACCACGAGCGGCGCGTGATTCGGCAGGAGCACCCCGCCCGCACCGAGTCGCAGCCGTCGGGTGGCGTTCGCGAGGTGGGCGATGAGGACCGCCGGCGCGGAACTCGCGACGCCGCGCATCCCGTGGTGCTCGGGAACCCAGTAGCGGTGGTAGCCCAGGTCTTCGGCGAGGTACGCGAGGTCGACGGTGTTGAGCAGGGCCTGGCGCGGCATCGAGCCCTGGACGATGGGGGAGGTGTCCAGGACCGAGAGAGCCGGGAGCGTGGCGGAGGCCATTCGGTACTTTCTCGTGAGTGGTAAGGACGGTTCCAACCGTCCTTACCACTCACGAGAGGGTCGCGGGAAGTGTTTCGAAGCCGCGCAGGATCCGGGTCTGCCGCCGCCGCGCCCCACCCTGGAGCCGCAGGTCGGGGAAGCGCTCGAAGATCGACCGCAGCCCGATCTCGCCTTCCATCCTCGCCAGCGACGCGCCGAGGCAATAGTGCCGTCCGGCGCCGAAGGACACGTGGTCCCGCGCGTTCGCCCGCGTGACGTCGAAGGTGGAGGGGTCGTCGAAGATCTCCGGATCGCGGTTCGCGCCCGCGAGCACGGTGCTGACGATCGCCCCGCGGCCGATGGGCTTTCCGCCGATCTCGGTGTCGCGGGCGCTCAGCCGACCGGTGAGCAGGACGGGAGGGTCGTAGCGGAGGATCTCGTCGGTCGCGTTGCTCCACAGCTCCGGGTTCCCGCGCAGTTTCCCCAGCTGATCCGGATGCCGGGTGAGCAGGGCGATGCCGTTGCCGAGGAGATTGACGGTCGTCTCGAACCCGGCCGCCAGCACCAGTCCCGCGGTGGCCTTGAGTTCCCGCTCGGTCAGGCCGACGCCGTCCTCGCGGGCGGCGATCAGCTGGCTGAGCAGGTTGTCGCCGGGATTCGCCCGCAGTTTCTCCAGGTGCAGGGTGAGCCACGAGTCGAATTCGGCCAGCGTGGCTTCGACCGTCCGGAAGGTCTTCCATGGCAGCCCGAGGTCGAGGCTCGGGGCCGCGGCGCCGCCCAGCGCGAGCACCTTGTCCCGTTCTTCGGGCGGGACACCGAGGATTTGGCTGATGACGGTGACCGGCAGGAGCCCGCAGTACTGCTCGACGAGGTCGACGGGGCCGTCCGGGTCGAGGCCGTCGAGCAGTTCGTCGGCGATGGCCTGCGTGCGGTGCCGCAGCTGCTCGACCGCGCGGGCGGTGAAGACGCGCGTGACGAGTTTGCGGTAGCGCGTGTGGTCGGGCGGCTCGCTGGCGAGCAGCGACGGCGGTTCGATCGGATGGATCAGCCCGGACGCCGACCAGGCGACGAGCCGGTTGAGCAGCGGGTTGTCCGGAACGAATCGGACGGTCTTGAACGCGTCGCTGGTGAGGATTTCCTTGCAGGCCGAATGCCGCGTGGTCACGTGCCCGACCCGGGTGGTGGCGATGGCGCCGTGCGAGCGGATCTCGTCGAACAACCCGGTCAGGTCCGTTCCGCCGCTCGCCTCGACCGACAGCCTGCCCTGGAGATCGCCCCGGCGCGCCGCGGCCCGCAGGGCCAACCGGGGGATCGCGTGGCCGATGCTCCAGCGGGTGACCGGTTTGGCTATCTCCTCCGCCCGGCGCCGGAGGTTCCGGGCGGGAGCGGTCTCGAGTGCGAACATCAGGACTCCGTCCGTGCGGGTCCTTCGAAGGTATCGGAACGACGTGTCAGTAGCGAGTGGCCCGACATCTGCGGGCCGGGGTTTCCCTCGGTAATGTTCTGCACTTCCGGCGGGCCGGGGGAGTGCGTGTGGGCGGCTACGGGTTCGACATCGCGCTGGTCGCGGTGCTGGTGGTGGTCAACGCGGTGTTCGCGGGCAGCGAGATGGCGCTGATCTCGTTGCGCGAGGGCCAATTGCGGGCCTTGGAGCGGGACGGTCGCGCGTCCGCCCGGACGCTGGCGCGGCTGGCGCGCGACCCGAATCGCTTCCTGGCCACGATCCAGATCGGCATCACGCTCGCCGGGTTCCTGGCCTCGGCGACAGCGGCGGTGTCCCTCTCCGAACCCGTGGTTCCGCTGTTGAGCTTCCTCGGCGACGCCGCCGGAGCGGTCGCCGTCGCGCTGGTGACCATGGTCCTCACCTTCCTGACCTTGGTGCTCGGCGAGCTGGCGCCGAAGCGGCTGGCCATGCAGAACGCGCTGCGGTGGGCGCTGCTGGTGGCGCGTCCGCTGAACCTGTTGTCGACGATCTCGAGGCCCGTGGTGTGGGCACTGAGCGCGTCGACGAACTTCGTCGTGCGCGCGCTGGGCGGACGGGCGGAAGCCGATCCGGACCAGATGTCGCCCGAGGAACTCCGGGAACTGGTCTCGGCGCAACGCGGTCTGAACGCCGAGCAGCGCATGATCATCAACGGCGCACTGGAGATCCACGAACGACGGCTGCGGGAAGTGCTCGTTCCCCGCCGCGCGGTGTTCACACTCGCGGCCGAGCTGGACCTCGAGTCGGCGCGGCGGCAGCTGGCCGAGTCGGGCCACTCCCGGGCGCCGGTCGCCCGCGGCGGGCATCTGGACGACGTCGTCGGCGTGGTGAGCCTGCGCGATCTGCTCGAAGACCGCGACGATCTCGCCGAGGTGGTCCGGCCCGCCGTGGTGTTCCCCGATTCGCTGCGGGTCTCGGACGCGCTGCGCAGCTTCAAGGCCGAGCGGGAGCAGATGGCGCTGGTCGTCGACGAGCACGGCGCCGTCGCGGGCATGGTCACGCTGGAGGACCTGCTGGAGGAGATCGTCGGCGAGATCTACGACGAGACCGACCGTGACGTGCTCGCCGTCCGCGACGGCAAGGACGGTTCGCTGGTGCTGCCCGGCACGTTCCCGGTGCACGACCTCGTCGACGTCGGGGTCGAGCTGGGCGACACGCCGCCGGGGGAGTACGCGACGATCGCGGGGCTGATCCTGGTGATCCTGGGCCGGATCCCGGAGAAGCCGGGCGACCGGGTGGTGGTCTCCGGCTGGACGGCCGAGGTGCTCGGCGTCGAGCATCACGCGATCACGCGCGTGGCGCTGCATCGTGGAGCGAATGCGGAGCGGTGAGTTGCGCCGGGCGCCTCCGGTTGGCAGCGTGCCCGGTGTCCCACCACGGAGAAAGGTGTCCCGATGCCGGAAGACCAGCCCGATTTGAAGCCTCGTTCACGCGACGTGACCGACGGCCTGGAGCGCGCGGCGGCCCGCGGCATGCTCCGCGCGGTCGGGATGGGCGACGACGACTTCGCCAAACCGCAGATCGGGGTGGCGTCCTCGTGGAACGAGATCACCCCGTGCAACCTGTCGCTGGACAGGCTCGCCAAGGCGGTCAAGAACGGCGTGCACGCGGGCGGGGGCTACCCGCTCGAATTCGGCACGATCTCGGTGTCCGACGGTATTTCCATGGGCCACGAGGGCATGCACTTCTCGCTGGTTTCGCGCGAGGTGATCGCCGACTCCGTCGAGACGGTGATGATGGCCGAGCGGCTGGACGGCTCCGTGCTGCTGGCGGGCTGCGACAAGTCGCTGCCGGGGATGCTGATGGCCGCTGCCCGGCTCGACCTCGCCT
Proteins encoded in this region:
- a CDS encoding helix-turn-helix domain-containing protein yields the protein MLRGDLVTTATADPTTTMVARDFTDFRTVVSHSFVPLHVTSEHRDHFRGRIRSCGADDVQLTEVTASAHVVERTPELIARADRHYYKLSLILSGTGLLVQDNREAMLRPGDVALYDTHRPYSLAFEEDFRTLVVMFPQRLIDLPRDLVGQLTAVPMSGKRGMGNVVVPFLAQLGSNLDQLGGPAGVRLAHTAVDLLATLFASELDLARATAGPHHELMRRVLAFIDTNLSSTDLGPAQIAAEHYISTRHLHGLFHEQGTTVSGWIRTRRLEHCRRELLDPVHASRPVAAIAAKWGFVDAPHFSRVFKTEFGCSPSELRRGLTVSDRLLPPSA
- a CDS encoding NADP-dependent oxidoreductase, whose product is MRVITQQKLGGPEVLTFVDAPQPRPLPTEVLVRVKAIGLNPLEARLRAGEFPLLGEPPFVLGWDISGVVDEAPRTWRFRPGDEVFGMPLFPRAANAYAEFVSAPALHLVRKPASLSYVEASALPVVGLTAWQGLVDLADVSEGDRVLIHGGGGGVGHVAIQIAKALGAHVITTASGSKREFVEEFGADEVIDYTAVDFAEAVRDIDVVFDTLGGDTVERSLGVLRPGGHLVTAVAEEDAELAARYEAAGVHFSGVAVDPDPVALRGLVELAEQGKLRVHVQETFPFERVADAHRLLDGGHLRGKLVLTV
- a CDS encoding winged helix-turn-helix transcriptional regulator, encoding MSDFGSGDLFLADCPARLAVEVIADKWTVVVLAGLSKGPVRHGELVDLIGGISRKVLTQTLRRLEAHGLVRRHAYAEAPPRVEYELTPLGATLIDPIHILTEWARANGDAVLEALDADPGGLR
- a CDS encoding LLM class flavin-dependent oxidoreductase encodes the protein MASATLPALSVLDTSPIVQGSMPRQALLNTVDLAYLAEDLGYHRYWVPEHHGMRGVASSAPAVLIAHLANATRRLRLGAGGVLLPNHAPLVVAEQFGTLAALHPGRIDLGIGRAPGGSKAASAALRPQRTKDFGVQLDELRGFLNLPEDAEVKAIPVLGGNIPELWLLGRSPESAALAAERGIKYAFAHHLAPDAPARADLVSVSVIAAEDDERAEWLAGSTRLKVLSRLRGNRVRLPSPEEAAAFPYTADDRAEIAKRSGAVLTGSPETLVPKLQRILDETGTAEIMVTTPLFHHADRRRSYELLASLPGRLTARSNRSASSRA
- a CDS encoding cytochrome P450, whose protein sequence is MFALETAPARNLRRRAEEIAKPVTRWSIGHAIPRLALRAAARRGDLQGRLSVEASGGTDLTGLFDEIRSHGAIATTRVGHVTTRHSACKEILTSDAFKTVRFVPDNPLLNRLVAWSASGLIHPIEPPSLLASEPPDHTRYRKLVTRVFTARAVEQLRHRTQAIADELLDGLDPDGPVDLVEQYCGLLPVTVISQILGVPPEERDKVLALGGAAAPSLDLGLPWKTFRTVEATLAEFDSWLTLHLEKLRANPGDNLLSQLIAAREDGVGLTERELKATAGLVLAAGFETTVNLLGNGIALLTRHPDQLGKLRGNPELWSNATDEILRYDPPVLLTGRLSARDTEIGGKPIGRGAIVSTVLAGANRDPEIFDDPSTFDVTRANARDHVSFGAGRHYCLGASLARMEGEIGLRSIFERFPDLRLQGGARRRQTRILRGFETLPATLS
- a CDS encoding hemolysin family protein; this translates as MGGYGFDIALVAVLVVVNAVFAGSEMALISLREGQLRALERDGRASARTLARLARDPNRFLATIQIGITLAGFLASATAAVSLSEPVVPLLSFLGDAAGAVAVALVTMVLTFLTLVLGELAPKRLAMQNALRWALLVARPLNLLSTISRPVVWALSASTNFVVRALGGRAEADPDQMSPEELRELVSAQRGLNAEQRMIINGALEIHERRLREVLVPRRAVFTLAAELDLESARRQLAESGHSRAPVARGGHLDDVVGVVSLRDLLEDRDDLAEVVRPAVVFPDSLRVSDALRSFKAEREQMALVVDEHGAVAGMVTLEDLLEEIVGEIYDETDRDVLAVRDGKDGSLVLPGTFPVHDLVDVGVELGDTPPGEYATIAGLILVILGRIPEKPGDRVVVSGWTAEVLGVEHHAITRVALHRGANAER